One Coccinella septempunctata chromosome 8, icCocSept1.1, whole genome shotgun sequence genomic window carries:
- the LOC123319504 gene encoding uncharacterized protein LOC123319504 has product MSQKSGRSSPSPKEDDAQLQVPPTRSSRSSTSSQPDVGPQTRSAGLPTNLKLKVATQLSRLQLMKDIFSKLSNISTWTVQDLSHTQEQLQDLHKNFSKTHSYFESAWPESCLDHEYFASSVFFEEYSLYQSAISKLIQLNMSLNPVDSQPSTSAQAPQPSQTRPRLPDISIPTFSGDFSKWPAFRDLFQSLVINSTSISDIERLHYLRTCLSQEPLDTISSLPLTEVSFPIAWKKLMDKYENKRLLLSSQYSKLLSFSLANQKNSTASSLRQFIDSIVNPLQSLKALGEDLEQNNNLLVFHIINRMDHASRTHWETLISSNTEFPSFAQLMEFLQSRSRALEWTESNQRQSSQESSRSRTTVHTISQKVTAPIKPSPSLISSKSASSNTPISKVSSMPSYTCDDCGHDHFIADCPRFSKRSPQEKADVVLHRILCSNCLGRHHRHS; this is encoded by the coding sequence ATGTCTCAAAAGTCGGGAAGATCTTCTCCATCTCCAAAAGAGGATGACGCTCAACTCCAGGTCCCTCCTACTCGATCATCCAGATCTTCCACATCTTCGCAGCCTGATGTGGGACCTCAAACTCGCTCGGCTGGTCTTCCCACCAACCTCAAATTGAAAGTCGCTACTCAACTGAGTAGACTACAActcatgaaggacatcttctccaaGCTGTCCAACATCTCAACATGGACTGTGCAAGACCTGTCACACACTCAAGAACAGCTGCAAGACCTTCAtaagaacttctcaaagactcactcGTATTTTGAGTCAGCGTGGCCTGAGTCTTGTCTCGACCACGAATACTTCGCATCCTCAGTCTTCTTCGAGGAATACTCTCTATACCAATCAGCCATCTCGAAATTAATCCAACTCAATATGTCACTCAATCCTGTGGATTCACAGCCATCCACTTCTGCTCAAGCCCCTCAGCCTTCTCAAACTCGTCCTCGATtgcctgacatctcaattcccaccttctcaggcgacttctcaaaatggcctgcattccgagacctttttcaatcactcgtgATCAATAGCACCTcaatttctgacattgaaaggtTACATTACCTTCGAACATGTCTCTCTCAAGAACCTCTCGACACCATCTCTAGTCTTCCCTTAACGGAAGTCTCGTTCCCCATAGCTTGGAAGAAGCTTATggataaatatgaaaataaaaggctgctcctctcttctcaatactcaaaacttctctccttctcattggcgaatcagaaaaattctaccGCCTCATCTCTTCGTCAATTTATTGACAGCATCGTCAATCCTCTCCAAAGTTTGAAAGCTCTAGGTGAAGATCTAGAGCAGAACAACAATCTGTTGGTGTTCCATATCATCAATCGTATGGATCACGCCTCTCGCACTCATTGGGAAACTCTCATCTCCTCTAATACCGAATTTCCCTCCTTCGCTCAGTTGATGGAGTTCCTCCAATCTCGCTCCAGAGCTCTAGAATGGACTGAGTCCAATCAGAGACAGTCATCTCAAGAATCCTCTCGCTCTCGCACAACAGTGCACACCATCTCTCAAAAGGTTACTGCTCCAATTAAACCTTCTCCTTCACTCATCTCAAGCAAATCGGCCTCCTCGAACACTCCAATCTCAAAAGTCTCTTCTATGCCCAGCTACACCTGCGATGATTGTGGACACGACCACTTTATTGCAGATTGCCCTCGCTTCTCCAAACGCTCACCTCAAGAAAAAGCTGATGTAGTATTACATCGCATCCTCTGCTCTAACTGCCTCGGTAGACATCATCGCCACTCTTGA